One segment of Falco rusticolus isolate bFalRus1 chromosome 3, bFalRus1.pri, whole genome shotgun sequence DNA contains the following:
- the PEX2 gene encoding peroxisome biogenesis factor 2: protein MASSTGSEKSVNPVLRISQLDALELNKALEQLVWSQFSSCFHGFKPGVLAHFEPELKAFLWLILWRFTIYSKNATVGQAILNIQYKNNLSQTEKYQPLSKHQKLWYLIFTVGGRWLEERCYDLFSNRQLQSFCKIKSYINFGAGLLKLCGLLNFLIFLQKGTFATLTERILGIRSVFCKPQSIRQVGFEYMNRELLWHGFAEFLIYLLPLINVQKLKLKISSCCLPIAGVSNSENTLAAHCKECSLCGEWPTMPHTIGCSHVFCYYCIKSNYLFDMYFTCPKCGSEVHSLQPLKYKIEMTELHA from the coding sequence ATGGCCTCCAGCACTGGAAGTGAAAAGAGTGTGAATCCTGTGCTAAGAATAAGTCAACTTGATGCTCTTGAACTAAACAAAGCTCTGGAACAACTAGTGTGGTCCCAGTTTAGCAGCTGTTTTCATGGATTTAAACCAGGAGTGTTGGCTCATTTTGAACCAGaacttaaagcatttttatggCTTATATTATGGAGATTCACTATCTACTCTAAGAATGCCACTGTGGGACAGGCTATTCTGAATATTCAGTACAAGAATAACTTATCTCAGACAGAGAAATACCAGCCTCTGAGCAAACACCAGAAGTTATGGTATCTTATTTTCACTGTTGGCGGAAGATGGTTGGAAGAAAGATGTTATGATTTATTTAGCAATCGACAACTGCAATCATTCTGCAAAATTAAGAGTTACATTAACTTTGGAGCTGGACTTCTTAAACTTTGTGGACTTctaaattttctgatttttcttcagaaaggaaCATTCGCAACGCTTACAGAACGCATTCTAGGAATTAGGTCAGTTTTTTGCAAGCCACAAAGTATTCGTCAGGTAGGATTTGAATACATGAACAGGGAACTTTTATGGCATGGCTTTGCTGAATTTTTGATATATCTGCTACCACTTATTAACGTACAGAAACtaaaacttaaaatttcttcatgcTGTTTGCCTATTGCAGGTGTTTCCAATAGTGAAAACACATTAGCAGCTCACTGCAAGGAATGTTCACTATGTGGGGAATGGCCTACCATGCCTCATACCATAGGCTGTTCACATGTTTTTTGTTACTACTGTATTAAAAGTAACTATTTATTTGatatgtattttacatgtcCTAAATGTGGCTCAGAGGTACACAGTCTTCAGccactgaaatataaaattgaAATGACAGAATTGCATGCCTGA